One segment of Streptomyces sp. NA02950 DNA contains the following:
- a CDS encoding MFS transporter, whose product MTTVDPTRAEKGGSSEESTATRIRVPAQRWPAEPEGPAEAGGGGGGPVRSGPFGRVWRALRHPVPAALALAAVLHLLWVALLANSGGDLAAQDAWAEFALQHPDSAYNLAWYGGMHPVSYSVISPYLMAVLGVRSTMMIAGTLSAGLLALLLVRSRAVRRPLWPALYGAFALTCNAISGRVTFGLGAMFGLAAVAVIFAWPAKWRSRRWHHRTGRFLLAAALSALSTMSSPVAGLFVGIVAAALWLTRRRPAAYALGVTPVIVVGLSAWLFPFSGEQPMGIGSVILPFITGATVCLCAPKAWTTVRVGAGAYALGAVLTWLIPSQIGTNISRLGMIFGGVALIAVLPALRTPPRAELHSTDAGRRWTALVLALATVTVWQVVKTGDDVIHTTPSASWARELAPLVDTLKREKADRGRVEVVPVRSHRESSALAPYVNLARGWNRQRDLDRNPLFYDHTLNAATYHEWLRRWAVHYVVLPADDPDTAAEEEAELLATGLPYLREVWSDANWKLYEVKDPTQIADAPATVERAGAEQLVLKVRSGGPVLIRVPYSPWLGLVDEDGHSVRAPKAENDDELPVNREGCLTKQVQGGEEGQPEDEWTVLHAPRAGTYRIAGKYQLPRGTPCPDEMAP is encoded by the coding sequence GTGACCACCGTGGATCCGACACGGGCCGAGAAAGGCGGAAGCTCGGAGGAGAGCACCGCCACGCGAATACGCGTACCCGCGCAGCGCTGGCCTGCCGAGCCGGAGGGCCCGGCGGAGGCGGGAGGCGGGGGCGGGGGCCCCGTTCGGAGCGGACCGTTCGGACGCGTCTGGCGGGCCCTGCGTCATCCGGTACCCGCCGCCCTGGCCCTCGCCGCGGTGCTGCATCTGCTGTGGGTGGCGCTGCTCGCGAACAGCGGCGGTGACCTCGCCGCGCAGGATGCCTGGGCGGAGTTCGCTCTCCAGCATCCCGACTCGGCGTACAACCTGGCCTGGTACGGCGGGATGCACCCGGTGTCGTACAGCGTCATCTCGCCGTATCTGATGGCGGTCCTCGGCGTCCGCTCGACGATGATGATCGCCGGGACGCTGTCGGCGGGGCTGCTGGCCCTGCTGCTGGTGCGCAGCCGTGCCGTGCGCCGGCCGCTGTGGCCCGCCCTGTACGGGGCGTTCGCGCTCACCTGCAACGCGATCTCGGGCCGGGTGACCTTCGGGCTCGGTGCCATGTTCGGACTCGCGGCGGTGGCCGTGATCTTCGCATGGCCCGCGAAGTGGCGCTCCCGCCGCTGGCACCACCGGACCGGGCGGTTCCTGCTGGCCGCCGCGCTGTCCGCGCTGTCGACCATGTCCAGTCCGGTGGCCGGGCTGTTCGTCGGCATAGTGGCCGCCGCACTGTGGCTGACCAGGCGGCGCCCGGCCGCGTACGCGCTCGGGGTCACCCCGGTGATCGTGGTGGGCCTGTCCGCCTGGCTGTTCCCGTTCTCCGGTGAGCAGCCGATGGGGATCGGCTCGGTGATCCTGCCGTTCATCACCGGTGCCACCGTCTGTCTGTGCGCGCCCAAGGCGTGGACGACGGTCCGGGTCGGCGCCGGGGCCTACGCCCTCGGCGCGGTGCTCACCTGGCTGATCCCCTCGCAGATCGGCACCAACATCTCCCGGCTCGGCATGATCTTCGGCGGTGTGGCGCTGATCGCCGTGTTGCCCGCGCTGCGCACACCGCCCCGGGCCGAGCTGCACTCGACCGACGCGGGCCGCCGGTGGACCGCGCTGGTGCTGGCCCTGGCCACCGTCACGGTGTGGCAGGTGGTCAAGACCGGCGACGACGTCATCCACACCACCCCCTCCGCGTCCTGGGCCCGTGAGCTGGCACCGCTGGTCGACACCCTGAAGCGGGAGAAGGCGGACCGGGGCCGGGTCGAGGTGGTCCCGGTGCGCAGCCACCGCGAGTCCTCCGCGCTCGCCCCGTACGTCAATCTGGCCCGCGGCTGGAACCGCCAGCGGGACCTGGACCGCAACCCGCTGTTCTACGACCACACCCTGAACGCGGCGACCTATCACGAGTGGCTCAGGCGCTGGGCGGTGCACTACGTGGTGCTGCCCGCCGACGACCCGGACACCGCGGCCGAGGAGGAGGCCGAGCTGCTCGCCACCGGTCTGCCGTATCTGCGGGAGGTCTGGTCGGACGCCAACTGGAAGCTGTACGAGGTCAAGGACCCCACCCAGATCGCCGACGCCCCGGCCACCGTGGAGCGCGCGGGCGCCGAGCAGCTGGTGCTGAAGGTGCGCTCCGGGGGCCCGGTGCTGATCCGTGTCCCGTACTCGCCGTGGCTGGGCCTGGTGGACGAGGACGGGCACAGCGTCCGCGCCCCGAAGGCGGAGAACGACGACGAGCTGCCGGTGAACCGCGAGGGCTGTCTGACCAAGCAGGTCCAGGGCGGTGAGGAAGGGCAGCCGGAGGACGAGTGGACCGTGCTGCACGCCCCGCGCGCCGGTACCTACCGGATAGCGGGCAAGTACCAGCTGCCGCGCGGTACCCCCTGTCCGGACGAGATGGCTCCGTAG
- a CDS encoding D-alanyl-D-alanine carboxypeptidase produces MAGESPGKSEQQKSSGETARGDRDPRLAVFREGGAAGGASAVAVASGNPEAEPEPAPDETGSPEADRATAVFRATRDEASRDTKGAEGAEDASEAEAESEAETKRPDAAADGAGGEDAEDAEVADDAGDGEAVDVRDGEDAAPVEESRAESEPEAEPEAGATASGLPTRPQAGKAGRESATSGGESGKAEESGEAAAANAAPEERDARLRQAVAAWVAGTDTDEGAGAAEDTDTDADSGDGTETDAKADADAETDADDSEPSAPSVDQRTAVFRALKPASAVKDEDKEDKKDASDEPGDGEDRPVDRATAAFGVLPRKGAPQDDNDDKGSKDGKDGKDGKDGKGDEKRVDQPTTAFKALGTDTKKPDTEKKKPTGESENERTSKFVPLRSADAPPAKPAGPPAKPAGPPAKPAEAPSAKPAAGSSGAPALPEAERTKQQPLPPLTPDGKQPAPLDLLAQLTNTPPKPETPIRTAVRRVKIWTPLVVLLVIILGVAQAVRPLPEPTLQLTADATYAFEGGKLAMPWPGQGQSAVAVDGVGSLGTSGAQKPVPIASVTKVMTAYVVLRDHPLKADAEGPRITIDAQAAKESAAADESRASVKKGQTFTQHQLLQLLLINSSNNIARLLARWDAKSLDAFVKKMNDAAKDLGMKNTTYTDPSGLKATTKSTAEDQLKLARAAMRSDAFRAVVATPNTQIPGLDDRIYNNNNLLVKPGVIGIKTGSSTPAGGALMWGAEKTVAGKKQRILGVVLEQRSGGTLDESLQLVQTNSYKLITALQKGLTSATVVKKGDVVGQVDDGLGGTTPVVATKDLTAVGWSGLTVDLKLTDGGRTVPHSAKAGTVVGEVTVGTGPGQLKAPVALQDDLSEPSFGSKLIRIT; encoded by the coding sequence GTGGCGGGCGAGTCCCCCGGCAAGTCGGAGCAGCAGAAGTCGTCGGGGGAGACGGCTCGGGGAGACCGCGATCCGCGGCTCGCGGTCTTCCGGGAAGGGGGGGCGGCCGGGGGCGCGTCGGCGGTCGCCGTGGCGTCCGGGAACCCGGAGGCCGAGCCCGAGCCGGCTCCCGACGAGACCGGTTCGCCGGAGGCGGACCGGGCGACGGCGGTCTTCCGCGCCACGCGGGACGAGGCGTCGCGCGACACGAAGGGCGCCGAGGGCGCCGAGGATGCCTCGGAGGCCGAAGCGGAATCCGAAGCGGAAACAAAGCGACCGGATGCCGCCGCGGACGGGGCGGGCGGCGAGGACGCCGAGGACGCCGAAGTGGCCGATGACGCCGGGGACGGCGAGGCGGTCGATGTTCGCGATGGCGAAGACGCCGCCCCCGTGGAGGAGTCGCGGGCGGAGTCCGAGCCGGAGGCCGAACCGGAAGCCGGGGCCACGGCCTCGGGGCTGCCGACCCGCCCCCAGGCCGGGAAGGCCGGACGGGAGAGCGCGACATCGGGGGGTGAATCCGGCAAAGCGGAAGAATCCGGCGAAGCGGCCGCGGCCAATGCCGCTCCCGAGGAGCGCGACGCCCGGCTGCGCCAGGCGGTGGCGGCCTGGGTCGCCGGCACCGACACGGACGAAGGCGCAGGCGCAGCCGAAGACACGGACACGGACGCGGACTCCGGCGACGGCACCGAAACCGACGCCAAAGCTGACGCCGACGCCGAGACGGACGCGGACGACAGCGAGCCGTCCGCCCCGTCGGTCGACCAGCGGACCGCGGTGTTCCGTGCTCTGAAGCCGGCCTCTGCCGTCAAGGACGAGGACAAGGAGGACAAGAAGGACGCCTCGGACGAGCCCGGGGACGGCGAGGACAGGCCCGTCGACCGGGCCACGGCCGCCTTCGGTGTGCTGCCGCGCAAGGGCGCCCCGCAGGACGACAACGACGACAAGGGCAGCAAGGACGGCAAGGACGGCAAGGACGGCAAGGACGGCAAGGGCGACGAGAAGCGCGTCGACCAGCCGACCACGGCCTTCAAGGCGCTCGGCACCGACACCAAGAAGCCCGACACCGAGAAGAAGAAGCCGACGGGCGAGTCCGAGAACGAGCGGACCAGCAAGTTCGTACCGCTCCGCTCCGCCGACGCACCGCCCGCCAAGCCCGCCGGCCCGCCCGCCAAGCCCGCTGGCCCGCCCGCCAAGCCCGCCGAAGCGCCGTCCGCCAAGCCCGCCGCCGGGTCCTCCGGGGCGCCCGCGCTTCCCGAGGCCGAGCGGACCAAGCAGCAGCCGCTGCCGCCCCTGACGCCCGACGGAAAGCAGCCCGCGCCGCTCGATCTGCTGGCGCAGCTGACCAACACGCCGCCCAAGCCCGAGACTCCGATCCGTACGGCGGTCCGCCGGGTCAAGATCTGGACGCCGCTGGTCGTGCTGCTCGTGATCATCCTGGGCGTCGCCCAGGCCGTGCGGCCGCTGCCGGAACCGACGTTGCAGCTCACCGCCGACGCCACCTACGCCTTCGAGGGCGGCAAGCTCGCCATGCCCTGGCCCGGCCAGGGCCAGTCCGCCGTCGCGGTCGACGGTGTGGGCAGCCTCGGCACCTCCGGGGCGCAGAAGCCGGTGCCGATCGCCAGTGTCACCAAGGTGATGACGGCCTATGTGGTGCTCCGGGACCATCCGCTGAAGGCGGACGCGGAGGGTCCGCGCATCACGATCGACGCCCAGGCCGCCAAGGAGTCCGCGGCCGCCGACGAGTCGCGGGCGTCGGTCAAGAAGGGGCAGACCTTCACCCAGCACCAGCTGCTCCAGCTGCTGCTGATCAACTCGAGCAACAACATCGCCCGGCTGCTGGCCCGCTGGGACGCCAAGTCGCTGGACGCGTTCGTCAAGAAGATGAACGACGCGGCCAAGGACCTGGGCATGAAGAACACCACCTACACCGACCCCAGCGGTCTGAAGGCCACCACCAAGAGCACCGCCGAGGACCAGCTGAAGCTGGCGAGGGCGGCCATGCGGTCCGATGCGTTCCGGGCCGTCGTGGCCACCCCCAACACCCAGATCCCCGGTCTCGACGACCGGATCTACAACAACAACAATCTGCTGGTGAAGCCGGGTGTGATCGGTATCAAGACCGGTTCCAGCACCCCGGCCGGCGGTGCGCTGATGTGGGGCGCCGAGAAGACGGTCGCGGGCAAGAAGCAGCGGATCCTCGGCGTGGTGCTGGAGCAGCGCAGCGGCGGCACGCTGGACGAGAGCCTCCAGCTCGTGCAGACCAACAGCTACAAGCTCATCACCGCGTTGCAGAAGGGGCTCACCTCGGCCACGGTGGTGAAGAAGGGTGATGTCGTCGGTCAGGTCGACGACGGCCTCGGCGGCACGACACCGGTCGTCGCCACCAAGGATCTGACGGCGGTCGGCTGGTCCGGGCTGACCGTGGACCTGAAGCTGACCGACGGCGGCAGGACCGTTCCGCACTCCGCCAAGGCGGGCACGGTCGTCGGCGAGGTGACGGTCGGCACCGGTCCGGGGCAGCTCAAGGCGCCGGTGGCGCTCCAGGACGACCTCTCCGAGCCGTCGTTCGGCTCGAAGCTGATCCGGATCACCTGA
- a CDS encoding GPP34 family phosphoprotein, with amino-acid sequence MGRSRRTIPEELLLLALDPTTGTTAQPQSLDLGLAGAQLVELALAGRIAPDGDRIAVVLPRPTGDPTLDSALELLRRRGSPVRAVHWIGGPRLGLRQTYLTHLERCGMVHAVAGQMCGVLPTTRYQATDTAISREIRNRLDNAIRTGVPPDPRTAALAALAHAVGLGKHLYPGNEGRSSRSRLRDLIRHDPMGGLVAHAVMDVQNGVAAQPRRAPVAGRQPGARAAAEPAAGVPAQPSRRVGMARVGAR; translated from the coding sequence ATGGGCAGGAGCCGCAGAACAATTCCGGAGGAGCTTCTGCTGCTCGCTTTGGACCCGACCACGGGTACCACGGCGCAGCCGCAGTCGCTCGACCTCGGTCTTGCCGGAGCGCAGCTAGTAGAGCTGGCTCTGGCCGGACGGATAGCCCCTGACGGGGATCGTATCGCCGTGGTGCTGCCACGGCCGACAGGAGATCCGACTCTGGACTCCGCACTGGAGCTGCTGCGCCGACGCGGCAGCCCGGTTCGGGCTGTCCACTGGATCGGCGGGCCCCGCCTGGGGCTGCGCCAGACGTACCTCACGCACCTGGAGCGATGCGGCATGGTGCATGCCGTGGCGGGCCAGATGTGCGGGGTGCTGCCGACCACTCGCTACCAGGCGACGGATACGGCGATCAGCCGGGAGATCAGGAACCGGCTGGACAACGCGATCCGCACCGGCGTACCGCCGGACCCGCGGACCGCCGCGCTTGCCGCCCTGGCCCACGCGGTCGGGCTGGGCAAGCACCTGTATCCCGGGAACGAGGGGCGCTCCTCGCGCTCCAGGCTCCGGGATCTGATCCGGCACGACCCGATGGGCGGTCTTGTGGCGCACGCCGTGATGGACGTGCAGAACGGTGTCGCGGCGCAGCCACGGCGCGCACCGGTCGCAGGCCGACAGCCCGGGGCACGGGCCGCGGCGGAGCCCGCGGCCGGCGTTCCGGCCCAGCCGTCCCGCCGCGTGGGCATGGCCCGCGTCGGAGCGCGCTGA
- a CDS encoding helix-turn-helix transcriptional regulator: MTSNVGPTVRRRRLGQELRRLRQEKGMTAEEVAEELMVSQSKISRLENGRRSISQRDVRDLCRTYKVEDKALVDSLMQMAKESRQQGWWNAFGDVPYSVYIGFETDAASLRVYEPQVLPGLLQTPDYAEAVISGALPEAPQDQIAQRVQVRLRRQERITDPLAPLRLWAVVDEAAMRRVVGSPKVMSDQLDYLVRMSHEPHVTVQALPFGMGSHPGMSGQFTILEFSDESDTSVVYLEGVTSDLYLEKLSDVQSYSMMYEHLRAQALNVDQSRQFISDVAQDHARRHGEG; the protein is encoded by the coding sequence GTGACATCGAACGTCGGCCCCACCGTCAGGCGACGCCGGTTGGGCCAGGAGCTGCGCAGACTCCGCCAGGAGAAGGGCATGACGGCGGAGGAGGTGGCGGAGGAGCTGATGGTCTCCCAGTCGAAGATCAGCAGACTGGAGAACGGGCGGCGCAGCATCAGCCAGCGCGATGTGCGCGACCTCTGCCGGACCTACAAGGTCGAGGACAAGGCGCTGGTCGATTCCCTGATGCAAATGGCCAAGGAGTCGCGCCAGCAGGGCTGGTGGAACGCCTTCGGTGACGTACCGTACAGCGTCTACATCGGATTCGAGACGGACGCGGCGTCGCTGCGGGTCTACGAACCCCAGGTGCTGCCCGGTCTGTTGCAGACACCGGACTACGCGGAGGCGGTCATCAGCGGTGCGCTGCCGGAGGCGCCGCAGGACCAGATCGCCCAGCGGGTGCAGGTCCGGCTGCGGCGGCAGGAGCGCATCACCGACCCGCTGGCGCCGCTGCGGCTGTGGGCGGTGGTGGACGAGGCGGCGATGCGGCGGGTGGTCGGCAGCCCGAAGGTCATGAGCGATCAGCTGGACTATCTGGTCCGGATGAGCCATGAGCCGCATGTGACGGTGCAGGCGCTGCCGTTCGGCATGGGCTCGCATCCGGGGATGAGCGGGCAGTTCACCATTCTCGAGTTCTCCGACGAGTCGGACACCAGCGTGGTCTATCTCGAGGGGGTGACCAGCGACCTCTATCTGGAGAAGCTCAGCGATGTGCAGAGCTACAGCATGATGTACGAGCATCTGCGCGCGCAGGCGCTCAATGTGGACCAGAGCCGCCAGTTCATCAGTGACGTGGCCCAGGACCACGCGCGTCGGCACGGGGAGGGCTGA
- a CDS encoding DUF397 domain-containing protein — protein MSIQQGKTSMWVKSSYSAGNGACVEISSPVVGEIAVRDSKDPQGPTLGFAPASWSAFVSDVRRGAFDLD, from the coding sequence GTGTCCATTCAGCAGGGAAAGACGAGTATGTGGGTGAAGTCCTCGTACTCCGCAGGAAACGGCGCGTGCGTGGAAATCTCGTCCCCGGTCGTCGGCGAGATCGCCGTGCGCGACTCCAAGGACCCGCAGGGACCGACGCTCGGCTTCGCCCCCGCATCGTGGTCGGCCTTTGTGTCCGACGTCCGTCGTGGCGCCTTCGACCTCGACTGA
- a CDS encoding PLP-dependent aminotransferase family protein yields the protein MRADVPALAARAASVAGSPVRDILALTARPEVISFAGGLPAADLFDTKGIAAAFGRVLAEVPREALQYSTTEGDPGLRTATAARLTARGLPTGADDLLITGGSQQALTLLATALLEPGDTVLVESPTYLAALQCFAFTGARVVPVPGDDEGLDPDALAELVRRERPKLLYTVPTFQNPTGRTLSAARREAVAAVAERHGLWIAEDDPYGELRFAGEPVPWIAAGPRAADRTVLLGSYSKIMAPGLRLGWLRAPAALRRACVIVKQAADLHCPTVNQLAAARYLADADLDAHLSRVRIGYRERRDALLDGLAGALPEGSRWNRPEGGMFVWASLPEGYDATERLRVAVEHDVAFVPGAPFFAADPDPAAMRLSFVTHTPDEIAEGLRRLAKALR from the coding sequence ATGCGCGCCGATGTCCCCGCCCTTGCCGCCCGTGCCGCGTCCGTGGCCGGGTCGCCGGTACGCGACATCCTCGCGCTCACCGCCCGTCCGGAGGTGATCTCCTTCGCGGGCGGGCTGCCCGCGGCCGACCTGTTCGACACCAAGGGCATCGCCGCCGCCTTCGGGCGGGTGCTGGCCGAGGTGCCGCGCGAGGCGCTCCAGTACTCGACCACCGAGGGCGACCCCGGGCTGCGCACCGCGACCGCCGCCCGGCTGACCGCACGCGGACTGCCCACCGGGGCGGACGACCTGCTCATCACCGGCGGTTCACAGCAGGCGCTGACCCTGCTGGCCACCGCGCTGCTGGAGCCGGGTGACACGGTGCTGGTGGAGAGCCCCACCTATCTCGCCGCGCTCCAGTGCTTCGCGTTCACCGGGGCCCGGGTGGTGCCGGTGCCCGGTGACGACGAGGGGCTGGACCCCGACGCGCTCGCGGAGCTCGTCCGGCGTGAGCGGCCGAAGCTCCTCTACACCGTCCCCACCTTCCAGAACCCCACCGGCCGCACCCTGTCCGCCGCCCGCCGGGAGGCCGTGGCGGCGGTGGCCGAGCGCCACGGTCTGTGGATCGCGGAGGACGATCCGTACGGGGAGCTGCGGTTCGCCGGTGAGCCGGTGCCGTGGATCGCGGCCGGTCCGCGGGCCGCCGACCGCACCGTGCTGCTGGGCAGCTACTCCAAGATCATGGCCCCGGGGCTGCGGCTCGGCTGGCTGCGCGCCCCGGCGGCGCTGCGCCGCGCCTGTGTGATCGTCAAGCAGGCCGCGGATCTGCACTGCCCGACGGTCAACCAGCTCGCGGCGGCCCGTTATCTGGCCGACGCCGACCTGGACGCCCATCTGTCCCGGGTGCGCATCGGCTACCGGGAGCGCCGGGACGCGCTGCTCGACGGGCTGGCCGGGGCGCTGCCCGAGGGGTCGCGCTGGAACCGGCCGGAGGGCGGGATGTTCGTGTGGGCGTCGCTGCCGGAGGGGTACGACGCGACGGAGCGGCTGCGGGTGGCGGTGGAGCACGACGTGGCGTTCGTTCCCGGAGCGCCGTTCTTCGCGGCCGATCCGGATCCGGCGGCGATGCGGCTGTCCTTCGTGACCCACACCCCGGACGAGATCGCCGAGGGGCTGCGCCGGCTGGCCAAGGCGCTGCGCTGA
- a CDS encoding SDR family oxidoreductase: protein MLLRGKTVVVSGVGPGLGHRVAAAAVRDGANAVLGARTEERLSRAAAELDPGGAHTAWRVTDIADEGQCEALAALAVERFGGIDAVVHVAALDSHFGGLEDADFAAWTRVLDINLLGTLRMTRACLPALGRRGGSVVLIGTQSSVAAPREVRQTAYAASKGALVSAMYGLARELGPHRIRVNTVQPGWMWGPPVQSYVSLAARSEGIPEDDVRNRLAHRMALPELATDGEVAEAVVFLASDRARAITGQSLLVNAGELMR from the coding sequence ATGCTGCTGCGCGGCAAGACCGTGGTCGTCTCCGGAGTCGGCCCCGGCCTCGGCCACCGGGTGGCCGCGGCGGCCGTCCGCGACGGCGCCAACGCCGTGCTCGGCGCCCGCACCGAGGAGCGGCTGTCCCGGGCCGCGGCGGAGCTCGACCCGGGCGGCGCGCACACCGCCTGGCGGGTCACCGACATCGCGGACGAGGGCCAGTGCGAAGCACTGGCCGCCCTGGCCGTCGAGCGGTTCGGCGGAATCGACGCCGTGGTCCATGTGGCCGCCCTGGACAGCCACTTCGGCGGCCTGGAGGACGCCGACTTCGCGGCCTGGACCCGGGTCCTCGACATCAATCTGCTCGGCACCCTCCGAATGACCCGCGCCTGTCTGCCCGCGCTCGGACGACGGGGCGGTTCGGTCGTCCTGATCGGCACCCAGTCGTCGGTCGCCGCCCCCAGAGAGGTGCGGCAGACCGCGTACGCCGCCTCCAAGGGCGCCCTGGTCTCGGCGATGTACGGACTGGCGAGGGAACTGGGTCCGCACCGGATCAGGGTCAACACCGTGCAGCCGGGCTGGATGTGGGGGCCTCCGGTGCAGTCGTACGTCTCCCTCGCGGCGCGGTCCGAGGGGATCCCCGAGGACGACGTGCGGAACCGGCTCGCACACCGGATGGCGCTGCCCGAACTGGCGACGGACGGCGAGGTGGCGGAGGCCGTGGTGTTTCTGGCCTCCGACCGGGCTCGAGCGATCACCGGGCAGTCATTGCTGGTCAACGCCGGTGAGTTGATGCGTTAG
- a CDS encoding GNAT family N-acetyltransferase, translating to MVESAPVIRDATPSDLETVAAIYAHYVTETVATFDETPPTPADWARRLAELTERGLPFLVAETGTGTGIGSGAGSGAGGGIAGYAYAGPFRPKPAYRHTVEDSIYLAPGRTGAGLGRALLEPLLDRCARAGVRQVVAVIADSGDEASAALHRRFGFTAAGRLAAVGHKHGRWIDTVMMQRDLTAAGPGTAAGDTAG from the coding sequence ATGGTCGAATCCGCCCCAGTGATACGCGACGCCACCCCCTCCGACCTCGAGACCGTGGCGGCGATCTACGCCCACTACGTCACGGAGACCGTGGCCACGTTCGACGAGACGCCGCCCACCCCGGCCGACTGGGCGCGGCGGCTGGCCGAACTGACCGAGCGCGGACTGCCGTTCCTCGTCGCGGAAACCGGAACCGGAACCGGGATCGGGTCCGGAGCCGGGTCCGGGGCGGGCGGCGGCATCGCGGGATACGCGTACGCGGGGCCGTTCCGGCCGAAGCCCGCCTACCGCCACACCGTCGAGGACAGCATCTACCTCGCCCCGGGCCGTACCGGCGCCGGTCTGGGCCGTGCCCTGCTCGAGCCCCTGCTCGACCGCTGTGCGCGGGCGGGGGTCCGGCAGGTCGTCGCGGTCATCGCCGACAGCGGCGACGAGGCTTCGGCCGCGCTGCACCGCCGCTTCGGCTTCACCGCGGCGGGTCGGCTGGCCGCCGTCGGCCACAAGCACGGCCGCTGGATCGACACCGTGATGATGCAGCGCGATCTCACAGCGGCCGGGCCCGGTACGGCGGCCGGGGACACCGCCGGCTGA
- a CDS encoding nuclear transport factor 2 family protein codes for MTCTDAGTDTVTAPAAAVTERTRAAVQELLGRLVAGDPERIAALFAERVDWQIAENPAAWWIRPRSTRADVAAHFRDLAEGVQPYPDGNTVDAVVVDGPEAVLTGTLAGIVRATGRAYHSPFAMRLTVENGLITRYRVYEDSLAIAAACAPVGQEPPAI; via the coding sequence ATGACCTGCACCGATGCCGGCACCGACACCGTCACCGCCCCGGCCGCCGCCGTCACCGAGCGCACCCGGGCCGCCGTCCAGGAGCTGCTGGGACGGCTGGTGGCGGGTGACCCGGAGCGGATCGCCGCGCTGTTCGCGGAGCGGGTCGACTGGCAGATCGCCGAGAACCCGGCCGCCTGGTGGATCCGCCCCCGCTCCACGCGCGCCGATGTCGCGGCCCACTTCCGCGACCTGGCCGAGGGGGTCCAGCCGTACCCGGACGGCAATACGGTCGACGCGGTGGTCGTGGACGGACCGGAGGCGGTGCTCACCGGGACGCTCGCGGGGATCGTCCGCGCCACCGGCCGCGCCTACCACTCGCCCTTCGCGATGCGCCTCACCGTCGAGAACGGGCTGATCACCCGCTACCGCGTCTACGAGGACAGCCTCGCCATCGCCGCCGCCTGCGCCCCTGTCGGCCAGGAACCGCCCGCGATCTAG
- a CDS encoding glycosyltransferase 87 family protein produces MRRVRLYGGPLTAFRNGHLRRAIVATAVFAATVGLSALALPHDSRRFWTDVVFATDRPGKVEGAGNQNLLGVLARLLHTPDPGLWWIVAAALVGCVGLTAAVAAQVMDERRRPNAHAGPARGPPPRPGPSPARRASPRRGAA; encoded by the coding sequence GTGCGCCGGGTGCGGCTGTACGGCGGGCCGCTGACCGCCTTCCGCAATGGCCATCTGCGGCGTGCGATCGTCGCCACCGCCGTCTTCGCGGCCACGGTCGGACTCTCGGCGCTCGCGCTGCCGCACGACTCGCGGCGGTTCTGGACCGACGTGGTGTTCGCGACCGACCGCCCCGGGAAGGTCGAGGGCGCGGGCAACCAGAACCTCCTCGGCGTCCTCGCCCGGCTGCTGCACACCCCCGACCCGGGGCTGTGGTGGATCGTCGCCGCGGCGCTGGTCGGCTGCGTGGGCCTGACCGCGGCGGTCGCGGCCCAGGTCATGGACGAACGGCGGCGGCCGAACGCACACGCCGGTCCTGCGCGCGGCCCGCCGCCCCGGCCGGGCCCGTCACCGGCCCGCCGCGCCTCGCCCCGGCGCGGAGCCGCGTGA